One genomic region from Candidatus Cybelea sp. encodes:
- a CDS encoding transcription antitermination factor NusB, with translation MRVVRDVFEDCGPARTAHAAFDYRVRRGSLSERDVAFAAELAYGAIKMRRALDFYLAGRVKTIPAVIHEILRLAIYELVYTRADEYATVFEFVNLAKRFGHRGLANLVNAVLRGFLRDRPAAPQRGAFANEDEYLATLYSLPTWLVRQWRTLFGARLEEICAAVDEPAKSAIVVNALRGDAEAGAAALRTAGVETFPSPIVAEALLVERGRLAELRDDGRWWQQSESSAMPVDILNPQPGEAILDVCSGRGNKALQIGGRLLREGTLCCIERDERKAELLEERLARADVIAAIVTGDATQALLPPDRFFDRALIDAPCSGTGIVGRQPEARWKKQVTDGERLASTQRALLQQIARHVYPGGALVYAVCSVDPRETTEVIDWFLARENFERGLIPAAYKGLLTEAGDVLVPPGLNGRDGFYIARLERRP, from the coding sequence TTGCGTGTCGTACGCGACGTCTTTGAGGATTGCGGACCGGCTCGCACCGCCCACGCCGCCTTCGATTATCGCGTGCGCCGCGGCAGCTTGAGCGAACGCGACGTTGCCTTCGCCGCGGAACTGGCCTACGGCGCGATCAAGATGCGGCGCGCGCTGGACTTTTATCTCGCCGGCCGGGTCAAGACGATACCCGCGGTCATCCACGAGATACTGCGCCTGGCGATCTACGAACTCGTCTATACGCGGGCCGACGAGTACGCGACGGTCTTCGAGTTCGTCAATCTGGCGAAACGCTTCGGGCATCGGGGGCTGGCCAATCTCGTCAACGCGGTGCTCCGGGGCTTCTTACGCGACCGTCCCGCGGCGCCCCAGCGCGGCGCGTTTGCAAACGAAGACGAATACCTCGCGACCCTCTACTCGCTGCCGACCTGGCTCGTGCGTCAGTGGCGCACCCTCTTTGGCGCGCGGCTCGAAGAGATCTGCGCGGCCGTCGACGAGCCCGCGAAGAGCGCGATCGTCGTGAACGCGTTACGCGGCGATGCAGAGGCGGGTGCCGCCGCGCTCCGGACCGCCGGCGTCGAGACCTTCCCGTCGCCAATCGTTGCCGAGGCGCTGCTGGTCGAGCGAGGACGCCTGGCTGAGCTGCGTGACGACGGCCGCTGGTGGCAACAATCGGAGAGCTCCGCGATGCCGGTCGATATTCTGAATCCGCAGCCGGGCGAGGCGATCCTCGACGTCTGCAGCGGGCGCGGCAACAAGGCCCTGCAGATCGGCGGGCGTCTGCTGCGGGAGGGCACGCTTTGCTGCATCGAGCGCGACGAACGCAAAGCCGAGCTGCTGGAGGAGCGGCTCGCGCGGGCGGACGTCATCGCGGCGATCGTCACCGGCGATGCGACGCAAGCGCTGCTCCCGCCCGACCGCTTCTTCGATCGGGCGCTGATCGACGCGCCGTGCTCGGGCACGGGCATCGTGGGACGGCAGCCCGAGGCCCGCTGGAAGAAGCAGGTCACCGACGGCGAACGGCTTGCATCCACGCAGCGGGCGCTGCTGCAACAGATCGCGCGTCACGTTTATCCCGGCGGAGCGTTAGTCTATGCGGTCTGTTCGGTCGACCCGCGCGAGACGACGGAAGTGATTGATTGGTTTTTGGCGCGAGAGAACTTCGAGCGCGGCCTGATCCCCGCGGCCTACAAGGGGCTGCTGACGGAGGCTGGAGACGTTCTCGTGCCCCCCGGCCTTAACGGGCGCGACGGCTTTTACATCGCCCGCTTGGAGCGCCGGCCGTGA
- a CDS encoding FHA domain-containing protein translates to MNLRIGSLEITAALAVVAVLAARPRLRVAIEIGSISPMQLGVEIIERRARRPVQGRPPFYIGRAKDAAIALQDPEVSRRHARFSSHDGAIYVEDCKSRNGTFLNGRRIGEAIEVREGDEIDVGTTRMVVTSVRPA, encoded by the coding sequence GTGAATCTGCGGATCGGGTCGCTCGAGATAACGGCGGCGCTGGCAGTCGTGGCGGTGCTGGCGGCACGGCCGCGTCTGCGCGTAGCGATCGAGATCGGCAGCATCTCGCCGATGCAGCTCGGCGTCGAGATCATCGAGCGGCGCGCCCGGCGGCCCGTGCAAGGCCGGCCGCCCTTCTACATCGGGCGGGCGAAAGACGCGGCGATCGCGCTGCAGGATCCGGAGGTCAGCCGGCGGCACGCGCGTTTTTCCAGTCATGACGGGGCGATCTACGTCGAGGACTGCAAGAGCCGCAACGGGACCTTCCTCAACGGACGCCGGATCGGTGAGGCCATCGAGGTGCGCGAGGGCGACGAGATCGACGTCGGAACGACCCGTATGGTCGTGACCTCGGTACGGCCGGCATGA
- a CDS encoding FhaA domain-containing protein, with product MSFFERIEQACAQFIERTFAKSFPSDVEPAQIARKLVATMEAQTRGEEGRPSAPSAYAVYVSPADFERLEQHREYLEEAWIDLLRDLAAKVGVAFVDGEPRVTMSARPSVPLGAIAIEVGDAARASAQFALRMIKGLPVDGVYSITGTTRVGRGDDSEIVLLDPSVSRAHAIVEFDAGEPVVRDLDSTNGTYVNGRRVRVESLQDGDELRFGNTRMRFEDA from the coding sequence GTGAGCTTCTTCGAGCGCATCGAACAGGCGTGTGCGCAGTTTATCGAGCGAACGTTCGCCAAGAGCTTCCCGAGCGACGTCGAGCCCGCGCAGATCGCGCGCAAGCTCGTCGCCACGATGGAGGCGCAGACGCGCGGCGAAGAGGGCCGGCCCAGCGCGCCCTCCGCCTACGCGGTCTACGTGAGCCCCGCAGACTTCGAACGTCTGGAGCAACACCGCGAGTACCTGGAAGAGGCTTGGATCGACCTCCTGCGGGATCTCGCGGCGAAGGTGGGCGTCGCGTTCGTTGACGGCGAGCCGCGCGTGACGATGTCGGCGCGCCCGAGCGTGCCGCTCGGCGCGATCGCAATCGAGGTGGGCGACGCCGCCAGAGCAAGCGCCCAGTTTGCGCTCCGAATGATCAAAGGGCTGCCCGTCGATGGGGTATACTCTATTACGGGGACGACCCGTGTCGGACGCGGCGACGACAGCGAGATCGTACTGCTCGACCCGAGCGTTTCTCGAGCGCACGCCATCGTTGAGTTCGATGCGGGCGAGCCGGTCGTGCGCGATCTCGATTCGACGAATGGAACCTACGTCAACGGACGGCGGGTCCGGGTCGAATCGCTGCAGGATGGAGACGAGCTGCGATTTGGAAATACCCGAATGAGATTTGAAGACGCGTGA
- the def gene encoding peptide deformylase yields MPYVREILTDGHPTLRKVAKRVSPKELGDPLFQQLIDDMFETMYAAPGVGLAAPQVNVSKRLFVMDVHDDEHEPVVIINPKIEALHEEVELREGCLSVPGMVGEIVRFKHAAVSGLDRNGEKIRVEGDGLLAQCIQHEVDHLNGALYIDRARDLREAVSEEEKEAAEA; encoded by the coding sequence ATGCCCTATGTCCGCGAAATCCTAACCGACGGCCATCCGACGCTGCGCAAAGTCGCCAAGCGAGTCTCGCCCAAAGAGCTCGGCGACCCGCTCTTTCAGCAGCTCATCGACGATATGTTCGAAACGATGTACGCCGCGCCGGGCGTCGGTCTGGCTGCACCGCAAGTCAACGTTTCCAAGCGCCTCTTCGTGATGGACGTGCACGACGACGAGCACGAACCGGTGGTCATCATCAATCCGAAGATCGAGGCGCTGCACGAAGAGGTCGAGCTGCGCGAAGGCTGCCTATCGGTGCCGGGGATGGTCGGTGAGATCGTGCGTTTCAAGCACGCCGCGGTCAGCGGTTTGGATCGCAACGGAGAGAAGATCCGAGTCGAGGGCGACGGCTTACTCGCGCAGTGCATTCAGCACGAAGTCGATCATCTCAACGGCGCGCTCTACATCGATCGGGCGCGCGACCTGCGCGAGGCCGTCAGCGAAGAGGAGAAAGAAGCCGCAGAGGCTTGA
- the trmFO gene encoding methylenetetrahydrofolate--tRNA-(uracil(54)-C(5))-methyltransferase (FADH(2)-oxidizing) TrmFO has product MSLERLTVIGGGLAGCEAAWQAARLGVEVDLYEMRPQRSGPAHTTGALAELVCSNSFRGAALENAVGLLKEELARMGSLIVIAARENAVPAGGALAVDRARFAAAVQARIDGESRIALRREEFGAIPLDRPAIVACGPLPSEEFLASLDALLGGGRLYYYDAASPIVAADSLDETAMFRQSRYDKGAGDDYLNIPLDRAEYAQLLADLRTLERHAAKSFEETRYFEGCLPVEEMADRGDDVLRFGPLKPVGLRDPRTGRAPFAVVQLRKENAEGTAYNLVGFQTRLAWPAQREAFGRLPGLANAEWLRLGVMHRNTFIDSPRLLDERLRLNGTRALYFAGQITGAEGYVEAAACGAMTGIAAARQILGLPPVEFPRETAFGAVVAHLQNRHTPDFQPSNVTWGAFPAAETGGKLGKRERRRIAAERALEAIERFAAETVAAPAGY; this is encoded by the coding sequence TTGAGCTTGGAACGGTTGACGGTTATTGGGGGCGGCCTCGCCGGGTGTGAGGCGGCGTGGCAGGCCGCACGGCTCGGCGTCGAGGTCGACCTCTACGAGATGCGGCCGCAACGCAGCGGCCCGGCGCACACGACCGGTGCGCTCGCGGAACTCGTCTGCAGCAATTCGTTTCGCGGCGCCGCGTTGGAGAACGCCGTCGGCTTGCTTAAGGAAGAGCTGGCACGCATGGGCTCGCTGATAGTAATCGCGGCGCGTGAGAACGCCGTGCCGGCGGGCGGCGCGCTCGCCGTCGACCGCGCGCGCTTTGCCGCAGCGGTGCAGGCGCGTATCGACGGCGAGTCGCGCATCGCGCTGCGGCGGGAAGAGTTCGGCGCGATTCCGCTCGATCGACCGGCGATCGTCGCCTGCGGACCGCTGCCGAGCGAAGAATTCTTGGCGAGCTTGGATGCGCTGCTCGGCGGCGGAAGGCTCTATTACTACGATGCGGCTTCGCCGATCGTTGCCGCCGATTCGCTCGACGAAACCGCGATGTTCCGGCAGTCGCGCTACGACAAAGGCGCCGGCGATGACTACCTCAACATTCCGCTGGATCGCGCGGAGTACGCGCAGCTGCTCGCCGATTTACGCACGCTCGAGCGGCACGCGGCGAAGAGTTTTGAGGAGACGCGTTATTTCGAGGGCTGCCTGCCGGTCGAAGAGATGGCCGACCGCGGCGACGACGTGCTTCGCTTCGGCCCGCTCAAACCCGTCGGCCTGCGCGATCCGCGCACCGGCCGGGCGCCCTTTGCGGTCGTGCAGCTGCGCAAAGAGAATGCGGAAGGGACGGCCTACAACCTCGTCGGCTTTCAGACGCGGCTCGCGTGGCCCGCGCAGCGCGAGGCCTTCGGAAGGCTCCCCGGTTTGGCAAACGCAGAGTGGCTGCGGCTCGGCGTGATGCACCGCAACACGTTCATCGACTCGCCCCGGCTGCTCGACGAACGCCTGCGGCTGAACGGAACGCGGGCGCTCTATTTTGCCGGGCAGATCACCGGCGCCGAGGGATACGTCGAAGCGGCGGCCTGCGGCGCGATGACCGGCATCGCGGCCGCGCGCCAGATCCTCGGTCTGCCGCCGGTCGAGTTCCCGCGGGAAACGGCCTTCGGCGCCGTTGTCGCGCACTTACAGAACCGGCACACCCCCGATTTTCAGCCCTCGAACGTGACGTGGGGGGCTTTCCCTGCCGCTGAGACCGGGGGGAAGCTGGGCAAGCGGGAGCGGCGCCGGATCGCGGCCGAGCGCGCGCTCGAGGCGATCGAACGCTTCGCGGCTGAAACCGTCGCGGCGCCCGCGGGGTACTGA
- the fmt gene encoding methionyl-tRNA formyltransferase has protein sequence MKTLFFGTSAFAVPTLRIVAQQTQCAGVVTAPDRPAGRGQRLQPSPVKRAARELGLRVYEPVRLRAFAAELAGEDFDLFVLASYGRILPPALLELPRLGALNVHPSLLPKYRGATPIQSAILHGERTTGVSIMLMDAGLDTGDVVAAQAVDLGPDETYGELHDRLAQTGAELLREALRAAERGELRAAPQRGEPTLTRLIERDDLLVDWNWPAERIARTVRAYSPQPAARAEIDGESVKLLRAHVDETGRLVIDELIAPNRGKMSGEAFTRGRSGRA, from the coding sequence TTGAAGACGCTCTTCTTCGGCACCAGCGCCTTCGCGGTGCCGACCCTGCGCATCGTCGCGCAGCAGACGCAGTGCGCCGGCGTCGTGACCGCGCCGGACCGGCCGGCCGGCCGAGGCCAGCGCTTGCAGCCGAGTCCGGTCAAACGCGCGGCGCGCGAGTTGGGTTTGCGCGTCTACGAACCGGTGCGGCTGCGCGCGTTTGCGGCGGAGCTAGCGGGCGAAGACTTCGATCTGTTCGTCTTGGCCTCGTACGGGCGCATTCTGCCGCCGGCGCTGCTCGAGCTGCCGCGCTTGGGCGCGCTCAACGTGCACCCGTCGCTGCTGCCGAAATACCGTGGCGCGACGCCGATTCAGAGTGCGATCCTGCACGGAGAACGCACGACCGGCGTTTCGATCATGCTGATGGATGCGGGCCTAGACACCGGTGACGTCGTCGCCGCGCAGGCGGTCGACCTCGGGCCCGACGAGACCTATGGCGAGCTGCACGATCGTCTCGCGCAGACCGGTGCCGAGCTATTGCGCGAGGCGCTGCGGGCGGCGGAGCGCGGCGAGTTGCGCGCCGCGCCGCAGCGCGGCGAGCCGACGCTCACCCGGCTCATCGAACGCGACGATCTGCTCGTCGACTGGAACTGGCCGGCGGAGCGAATCGCCCGCACCGTGCGCGCCTATTCGCCGCAGCCGGCCGCCCGAGCGGAGATCGACGGCGAAAGCGTCAAGCTTTTGCGGGCGCACGTCGACGAGACGGGCCGGCTCGTCATCGACGAGCTGATCGCACCGAATCGTGGAAAAATGAGCGGCGAAGCTTTCACGCGGGGGCGCAGTGGGCGCGCGTGA
- a CDS encoding FtsW/RodA/SpoVE family cell cycle protein, with protein sequence MTGALAVAALILSYAPPHTIGPPWMLALLGAFALAWVLWQPSSSWRDDVMPALAVVLSALGLAMVARLSPDLAARQQLWVLVSVGLAMIAGPAFTHFRRFAAFKYLWVVASLVLFLLLILFGQEINGARLWIKVGPVQYEPIELIKLFIVLFLAAYLAETADVIAKARLWSLRANLKYLGPLFIGWGASMAILVVQRDLGMATLLLATFATMLYVATRRWDIVLFGALLFALGAFWAVHHYPYVNSRIAVWFNPFSDPHGAGYQSSQAYYSLAAGGLLGTGYRLGHPNFIPDVATDYVYAAFAEEFGAVGAIVVLAIFLDLVRRIFAAGLEQPDLYSKLLATGLGATLGFQVVIIVGGVIGLLPLTGITLPFVSYGGSSLLANFLLVALVWAISARPRRTQ encoded by the coding sequence ATGACCGGCGCGCTGGCCGTTGCCGCGCTCATTCTTTCCTACGCTCCGCCCCACACGATCGGGCCCCCGTGGATGCTCGCGCTTCTCGGCGCGTTCGCGCTGGCGTGGGTGCTGTGGCAGCCCTCGTCAAGTTGGCGCGACGACGTTATGCCTGCGCTGGCCGTCGTGCTCTCGGCGCTGGGCCTCGCGATGGTCGCGCGGCTCTCGCCGGATCTCGCCGCGCGCCAGCAGCTCTGGGTGCTCGTCTCGGTGGGGCTCGCGATGATCGCGGGCCCCGCGTTCACGCACTTCCGCCGCTTCGCCGCGTTCAAATATCTCTGGGTCGTTGCCTCGCTCGTGCTCTTCCTGCTCTTGATTCTGTTCGGACAGGAGATCAACGGCGCGCGTCTATGGATCAAGGTGGGTCCAGTCCAGTACGAGCCGATCGAGCTGATCAAGCTTTTCATCGTCCTCTTTCTTGCGGCGTATCTCGCCGAAACCGCGGACGTGATCGCCAAGGCGAGGCTGTGGTCGCTGCGCGCAAACCTCAAGTATTTGGGACCGCTCTTCATCGGCTGGGGAGCGTCGATGGCGATTTTGGTCGTGCAGCGCGATCTGGGAATGGCGACGCTGCTGCTGGCGACGTTTGCGACGATGCTCTACGTCGCGACGCGCCGCTGGGACATCGTGCTCTTCGGCGCGCTGCTCTTCGCACTGGGTGCGTTCTGGGCCGTGCATCACTATCCGTACGTCAATTCCCGGATTGCCGTCTGGTTCAATCCGTTCTCCGATCCGCACGGCGCAGGCTATCAGTCGTCGCAGGCCTACTATTCGCTTGCGGCGGGCGGCCTGCTCGGCACCGGATACCGGCTCGGGCACCCGAACTTCATTCCGGACGTCGCGACCGACTACGTGTACGCCGCGTTCGCCGAAGAGTTCGGCGCGGTCGGCGCAATCGTCGTGCTGGCGATCTTCCTCGATTTGGTGCGCCGCATCTTCGCTGCGGGGCTCGAACAGCCGGATCTGTACTCGAAGCTGCTGGCCACGGGGCTTGGCGCGACGCTGGGCTTTCAAGTGGTGATCATCGTCGGCGGCGTGATCGGACTGCTGCCGCTTACCGGCATCACGCTGCCCTTCGTCTCGTATG
- the topA gene encoding type I DNA topoisomerase — MKKPLIIVESPTKARTIKKFLPRYAVKASVGHVRDLPKSTLGVDVENGFAPRYLTIKGKGDVIKELRGAVKSASDVFLATDPDREGEAIAWHLAELLKLADPKRIELHEITKEAAMAALKEPHHIDLNRVNAQQARRILDRLVGYKISPLLWAKVRGGLSAGRVQSVAVKLIVDREREIAAFVPKEYWSLTALLAGESDPEMPFSADLVSHHGEKLELHTQAETESVLQALDGAAYRIAGIKKREVRRQAPAPFTTSTLQQEASRKLRMRVRRAMQVAQSLYEGLDLGGSDGTVGLITYMRTDSTRISDLARDSAREFIVSEYGEAFHGGRVHRVREGAQDAHEAIRPTSIHRTPASLAQVLKRDELRLYTMIWERFVASQMSAAVFDQTVVDVSAHEYGFRATGTVMRFAGFTRVYEEGKDDEGSAKGRVRLPELHEGETLDCRKLEPKQHFTEPPPRYSEAALVKALEDNGIGRPSTYSTIVETIQARGYVTQQERRFMPTEIGTAVNDLLVDHFPKILNLKFTAQMEGDLDKVADGLEDWVALLRRFYAPFETELEEAEKRLPRLELRDEPTDEICPNCGRPMVIKTGRFGRFISCTGYPECKTAKPIVKETGVACPKCGGAIVERRSKKGRTFYGCATYPKCDFISWDAVVSQRCPVCNSHVVSKTRRGGVTQLECAADRQHEVKEEPALV; from the coding sequence GTGAAAAAGCCCCTGATCATCGTCGAGTCGCCGACAAAGGCTCGGACGATCAAGAAGTTTCTCCCGCGTTATGCGGTGAAGGCCTCGGTGGGGCACGTGCGCGATCTTCCGAAGAGTACGCTGGGCGTCGACGTCGAGAACGGTTTCGCGCCGCGCTACCTCACGATCAAGGGTAAGGGCGACGTCATCAAAGAGTTGCGGGGCGCGGTCAAAAGCGCGAGCGACGTTTTCCTCGCAACCGACCCCGACCGCGAGGGCGAGGCGATCGCCTGGCATCTCGCGGAATTGCTCAAACTTGCCGATCCCAAGCGGATCGAGCTCCACGAGATCACCAAAGAGGCAGCGATGGCGGCGCTCAAAGAGCCGCATCACATCGACCTCAACCGCGTCAACGCTCAACAGGCACGGCGCATTCTCGACCGGCTCGTCGGCTACAAAATCTCGCCGCTGCTGTGGGCGAAGGTGCGCGGCGGCCTCTCGGCCGGCCGCGTGCAATCGGTCGCCGTGAAGCTGATCGTCGATCGCGAGCGCGAGATCGCGGCCTTCGTACCTAAAGAGTACTGGAGCCTCACGGCGCTGCTGGCCGGCGAGAGCGATCCCGAAATGCCGTTTTCCGCCGACCTCGTTTCGCACCACGGCGAAAAGCTCGAGCTCCATACGCAGGCCGAGACCGAGAGCGTCCTGCAAGCGCTCGACGGCGCCGCCTATCGCATCGCCGGCATCAAGAAGCGCGAAGTGCGCCGGCAGGCTCCGGCGCCGTTTACGACCTCAACGCTCCAGCAAGAGGCATCGCGCAAGCTGCGGATGCGGGTACGGCGCGCGATGCAAGTGGCGCAGAGTCTCTACGAGGGGCTCGATCTCGGCGGCAGCGACGGCACCGTCGGCTTGATCACCTACATGCGTACCGACTCGACGCGGATCAGCGATCTGGCGCGCGATTCGGCGCGCGAGTTCATCGTATCGGAGTACGGTGAGGCATTCCACGGCGGCCGCGTCCACCGGGTCCGCGAGGGCGCCCAAGATGCGCACGAAGCGATTCGGCCAACCTCGATCCACCGGACGCCGGCGAGCTTGGCGCAGGTACTCAAACGCGACGAGCTGCGGCTTTATACGATGATCTGGGAGCGTTTCGTCGCCTCGCAGATGTCGGCGGCGGTATTCGACCAAACGGTCGTCGACGTCAGCGCTCACGAATACGGCTTTCGCGCCACCGGAACGGTGATGCGGTTTGCCGGCTTCACCCGCGTTTATGAGGAAGGCAAAGACGACGAAGGCAGCGCCAAGGGACGCGTCCGGCTACCCGAGCTGCACGAAGGCGAGACGCTCGATTGCCGCAAGCTGGAACCGAAGCAGCACTTCACCGAGCCGCCGCCGCGCTACAGCGAGGCCGCGCTCGTCAAGGCGCTCGAAGACAACGGCATCGGCCGGCCGTCGACCTACTCGACGATCGTCGAGACGATCCAAGCCCGCGGGTATGTGACGCAGCAAGAGCGGCGCTTTATGCCGACCGAGATCGGCACCGCGGTCAACGACCTGCTCGTCGATCATTTCCCGAAGATCCTCAACCTCAAGTTCACCGCGCAGATGGAGGGCGATCTCGACAAGGTCGCCGACGGGCTCGAGGACTGGGTCGCGCTCTTACGCCGCTTCTACGCTCCCTTCGAGACCGAGCTGGAAGAGGCCGAGAAACGGCTGCCGCGCCTTGAGCTGCGCGACGAACCGACCGACGAGATCTGCCCGAACTGCGGCCGGCCGATGGTCATCAAGACCGGGCGTTTCGGGCGCTTCATCTCGTGCACCGGATATCCCGAATGTAAGACGGCAAAGCCGATCGTCAAAGAGACCGGCGTCGCTTGTCCGAAGTGCGGCGGCGCGATCGTCGAGCGGCGCTCGAAAAAAGGGCGCACGTTTTACGGGTGCGCGACCTATCCGAAGTGTGATTTCATTTCGTGGGACGCCGTCGTATCGCAGCGCTGCCCGGTCTGCAACTCCCACGTCGTGTCGAAGACGCGGCGCGGCGGGGTTACGCAGCTCGAATGCGCGGCCGATCGTCAGCACGAGGTCAAGGAAGAGCCCGCGCTGGTCTAG
- the hslU gene encoding ATP-dependent protease ATPase subunit HslU, with protein sequence MTGMLATTLDPTTLTPRQIVAELDKYIVGQGKAKRAVAIALRNRYRRARAREDLREEITPKNILMIGPTGVGKTEIARRLAALVGAPFIKVEATKYTEVGYVGRDVESMVRDLVEAAIRTVTDERRDEVRDMAAHHAVERVIDVLHPETRPPGSAAGGGPLGAALGSIFGSNYAQQQPPGAGAALSPDAQRVRDQTRGEIERGFYNVRLIEIEVEETPSLPIGVIGGGMDQGGDLGEMLGGILPKRRTKKRVTVAEALRIFEQEEAAKLIDSDAVKREALRRAAEDGIIFIDEIDKVAAGSQQRGGPDVSREGVQRDILPIVEGSTVNTKHGPIKTDHVLFIAAGAFHMSKPSDLIPELQGRLPIRVELDSLTAADFKTILTQPKNALVEQYKALLATDGVSLDFRDDAIEQLANFAMRVNEQTENIGARRLHTVLERMLEDVSFEAPEEGGTVVVDSEYVRKRLADVVENADLSGYIL encoded by the coding sequence ATGACCGGGATGCTCGCGACGACGCTCGATCCCACAACGCTGACGCCTCGCCAGATCGTCGCCGAGCTCGATAAGTACATCGTCGGCCAAGGGAAGGCGAAGCGCGCCGTGGCAATCGCGCTGCGAAATCGGTATCGCCGGGCGCGCGCTCGCGAAGACCTGCGCGAAGAGATCACTCCGAAGAACATCTTGATGATCGGGCCAACCGGCGTCGGCAAAACCGAGATCGCGCGGCGGCTCGCCGCGCTCGTCGGCGCGCCGTTCATCAAGGTCGAGGCAACGAAGTATACCGAGGTCGGCTACGTCGGGCGCGACGTGGAATCGATGGTACGCGATTTGGTGGAAGCGGCGATTCGCACGGTTACCGACGAACGGCGCGACGAGGTTCGCGATATGGCGGCACATCACGCCGTCGAACGCGTGATCGACGTGCTGCACCCCGAGACGCGACCCCCGGGAAGCGCGGCGGGCGGCGGCCCCCTCGGCGCAGCCCTTGGTTCGATCTTCGGCAGCAACTATGCGCAGCAGCAGCCGCCCGGCGCGGGGGCTGCGCTGTCCCCGGACGCGCAGCGCGTGCGCGATCAGACGCGCGGCGAGATCGAGCGCGGCTTCTACAACGTGCGGCTTATCGAGATCGAAGTCGAAGAGACGCCGAGCCTGCCGATCGGCGTCATCGGCGGCGGGATGGACCAGGGCGGCGACCTCGGCGAGATGCTCGGCGGCATCCTTCCTAAGCGTCGCACGAAGAAGCGAGTGACCGTGGCGGAAGCGCTGCGCATCTTCGAGCAGGAAGAGGCCGCAAAGCTGATCGACAGCGACGCCGTCAAACGCGAAGCGCTGCGCCGCGCCGCCGAGGACGGCATCATCTTCATCGATGAGATCGATAAGGTTGCCGCCGGCTCGCAGCAGCGCGGCGGCCCCGACGTTTCACGCGAGGGCGTCCAGCGCGATATCCTGCCGATCGTCGAAGGCTCGACGGTCAACACGAAGCACGGCCCGATCAAAACCGATCACGTGCTCTTCATCGCGGCGGGCGCGTTCCACATGAGCAAGCCGTCGGACCTCATTCCGGAACTGCAAGGGCGTCTGCCGATTCGGGTCGAGCTCGATTCCCTTACCGCGGCCGACTTCAAGACGATTTTGACGCAGCCAAAAAATGCGCTCGTGGAACAATACAAGGCGTTGCTCGCTACCGACGGCGTCTCGCTGGATTTCCGCGACGACGCGATCGAGCAGCTCGCCAACTTTGCGATGCGGGTTAACGAGCAGACCGAGAACATCGGCGCCAGGCGTCTGCATACGGTGCTCGAGCGGATGCTCGAGGACGTCAGCTTCGAGGCGCCCGAAGAGGGCGGCACCGTAGTCGTCGATAGCGAGTACGTGCGTAAGCGCCTGGCCGACGTTGTAGAGAACGCCGACCTTTCGGGGTACATTCTCTAA
- the hslV gene encoding ATP-dependent protease subunit HslV, protein MLRSTTILAVRRDGKLAIAGDGQVTLDKTIVKHGARKVRKVSGGKVLAGFAGSAADGITLLEKFEGKFAEFKDITRAAVELAKDWRQDRALRRLEALMIVGNPEHLFLLSGTGDVIEPDEGIAAIGSGGPYAQAAGSALLRNTELSAAEIARKGLEIASEICIYTNSDITVETLP, encoded by the coding sequence ATGTTACGTTCAACGACCATTTTAGCCGTACGGCGCGACGGGAAGCTCGCGATCGCCGGTGACGGCCAAGTCACGCTCGACAAGACGATCGTCAAGCACGGTGCGCGCAAGGTGCGCAAGGTCAGCGGCGGCAAGGTCCTCGCCGGCTTCGCCGGCTCGGCCGCCGACGGCATCACGCTGCTCGAAAAGTTCGAAGGGAAGTTTGCCGAGTTCAAAGACATCACGCGAGCGGCGGTCGAGCTCGCCAAAGACTGGCGCCAGGACCGGGCGCTGCGGCGCCTCGAGGCGCTGATGATCGTCGGAAACCCCGAGCACCTATTTTTGCTCTCGGGTACCGGCGACGTCATCGAGCCCGATGAGGGCATTGCCGCGATCGGCAGCGGCGGCCCCTACGCGCAGGCCGCCGGGTCGGCGCTGCTGCGCAACACCGAACTCTCTGCCGCCGAGATCGCGCGCAAAGGGCTCGAGATCGCCTCGGAGATCTGCATTTACACCAACTCCGACATCACCGTGGAGACGCTGCCATGA